A window of Candidatus Dormiibacterota bacterium genomic DNA:
CCGGGCACGCCGCTGGCGGCGGTCCGGCCTCCGGGGCCGGACGAGCTCGCCCCGCTCTTCGTGCGCGCCCGCCGTGGCTTCGCGGACATCCCGGTGGTGCTCGGCTGCGCCCGCCCCGGTGGCCCTCACAAGGCGATGACCGACCGGCTCGCCATCCTGGCGGGGTTCAACGGCATCGCCTATCCCGCGGACGGCATCGTCGGCCTGGCCGCCGACCTCGGCCTCGTCCCGGAGCTGCACGAGGTCTGCTGCTCGCTCTACGACGTGGAGACCTGACCCCGTGACCTGGACCTCGCTCTGGCACGGCGGCATCCGCGGCGACCTCGGCCTCGCCGTCGACGAGGCGGCGCTCGGCTGGGTGGCGGCGCCGGGCGGCAACGATCGGGGAGTGCTCCACCTCTACCGGTTCGATCCGCCGGCGGTGGTGATCGGCTACCACCAGGACCCGCGGACCGAGGCCGACCTCGCCGCCTGCGCAGCCCGCGGGGTCGAGGTGCACCGCCGGCTCACCGGCGGCGGCTGCATCCTGATGGGCCCGGGACAGCTCGGGCTCGCCCTCGCCCTGCCCCGCGCCGCGGTGTCGACGGCGGGCGGCTTCGGGCCGGTGTTCGCGGCGCTGAGCGGCGGCATCATCCGGGCGCTGCGCCGCCACGGGGTCGAGAGCGTGCTCCGCCCCAAGAACGACCTCGCCGTCGGCGGCCGCAAGATCTGCGGCGTCGGCGCCTACACCGACGCCGCGGGGATGCTGCTCTTCCACGCGTCGACCCTGGTCGACGCCGACATCGACGTGATGCTCGAGGTGCTGCGCATCCCCGACGCCAAGCACCGCGACAAGTTCGTCGCCCACGCCCGCGAGGGGATGACCACGCTCCGCGAGCAGACCGGCCGCGAGGTCTCCGTCGAGGAGTTCGCCGCCGACGTCGAGGACGGCTACCGCGAGGCCCTGGGCGTGCGTGTCGAGCGGGGCGAGCTCGAGCCGGAGCGATGGGAGGACGTCGAGCGGCTCGCCGCCAGCCGCTACCGCGACCCCGGCTGGCTGCACCTCGGCGGCAGCCCCGGGTCGC
This region includes:
- a CDS encoding biotin/lipoate A/B protein ligase family protein; translation: MTWTSLWHGGIRGDLGLAVDEAALGWVAAPGGNDRGVLHLYRFDPPAVVIGYHQDPRTEADLAACAARGVEVHRRLTGGGCILMGPGQLGLALALPRAAVSTAGGFGPVFAALSGGIIRALRRHGVESVLRPKNDLAVGGRKICGVGAYTDAAGMLLFHASTLVDADIDVMLEVLRIPDAKHRDKFVAHAREGMTTLREQTGREVSVEEFAADVEDGYREALGVRVERGELEPERWEDVERLAASRYRDPGWLHLGGSPGS